In one Solanum lycopersicum chromosome 11, SLM_r2.1 genomic region, the following are encoded:
- the LOC101262486 gene encoding transcription factor MYB48: protein MVQEEIMRRGPWTEEEDVQLLFYVKLFGDRRWDFLAKVSGLKRTGKSCRLRWVNYLNPDLKHGKMTPQEERLVLELHSKWGNRWSRIARKIPGRTDNEIKNYWRTHMRKKAQEQRKKSSVSPSSSSSSSITHEENERNFYDTGGLKLLQVEGEKKSSDQEQDGKSMKVYSMDEIWKDIELLEENEEKMNKPIMGSILPLWDYSLDSLWKDFDWNNFR, encoded by the exons atggtgCAAGAAGAAATAATGAGAAGAGGTCCATGGACAGAAGAAGAAGATGTGCagcttttattttatgttaaattatttgGAGATCGACGATGGGATTTTCTTGCCAAAGTTTCAG GGTTGAAAAGAACAGGTAAGAGTTGTAGGTTACGTTGGGTTAATTATTTGAATCCTGATCTCAAACATGGGAAAATGACTCCTCAAGAAGAACGTCTTGTTCTTGAACTTCACTCCAAATGGGGAAATAG aTGGTCAAGAATTGCCCGAAAAATACCAGGACGTACTGATAACGAAATTAAGAATTACTGGAGAACTCATATGAGGAAAAAGGCCCAAGAACAGAGGAAAAAGTCTTCTGTTTctccatcttcttcttcttcttcttcaatcactcacgaagaaaatgaaagaaacttCTACGATACGGGTGGACTCAAGCTCTTGCAAGTTGAAGGAGAAAAGAAATCTAGTGATCAAGAACAAGATGGAAAAAGTATGAAAGTTTACTCTATGGATGAAATTTGGAAAGATAttgaattattagaagaaaatgaagaaaaaatgaataaaccAATTATGGGGTCCATTTTACCCCTATGGGATTATTCCCTAGACTCACTTTGGAAAGATTTTGATTGGAATAACTTTCGATAG